A single window of Nicotiana sylvestris chromosome 3, ASM39365v2, whole genome shotgun sequence DNA harbors:
- the LOC104244061 gene encoding uncharacterized protein — translation MVDKIRNTEFETIALNEKCSARVQSKLPPKLKDPRSFTIPLSLGKQEVGRALYEEMPIIIGGPFLATGGTIIDVREWKFKMRVGDEEITFNVYKALKLTKYYDDLCIITVVEVKGI, via the exons ATGGTAGACAAGATAAGAAATACAGAGTTTGAAACAATTGCACTTAATGAAAAGTGCAGTGCTAGAGTTCAGAGTAaacttcctcctaagttgaaggatcctAGGAGTTTCACAATTCCTCTATCTCTTGGAAAACAAGAAGTTGGTAGAGCCTTGT ATGAGGAAATGCCCATTATTATTGGGGGACCATTCTTAGCTACTGGTGGAACAATTATTGATGTAAGGGAATGGAAATTTAAGATGAGAGTTGGCGATGAGGAAATCACTTTTAATGTGTATAAGGCACTTAAGCTCACTAAGTATTATGATGACTTGTGCATTATTACTGTGGTAGAAGTAAAGGGGATATAG